In a single window of the Podospora pseudocomata strain CBS 415.72m chromosome 2 map unlocalized CBS415.72m_2, whole genome shotgun sequence genome:
- a CDS encoding uncharacterized protein (EggNog:ENOG503NZ1S) has protein sequence MEITIPPRDHGPSTFRYAWDENGEVTQMTRVREDQPSPLVTPRPIPGRQTIQWPFQSIVTETEIASPTTTTHFHHHHHYHHRRATTATTWRPWLQRRRDSDGHSIARNLVPDYVVNYLRGETPETVSKRKYIHYGVGKEGKRPLPGSSHRHLQSRAAEFGGFYESESSEGRGSGDSGGDQERLGFGNEKRRGGDGRALRNTLLVGWRAGVAFNTLVGFVILIVGFICLILAISKASLLGGGGGRLAIFTGSCAAATRIDWGLHAVVNVFCVVLLAGAHYVFQVLSSPTREEVDEAHRKWQWLDIGVPSFRNLRFIGRVRVVLAVVVMGVAVVTQIMYNAVIFTSQTAPDFKAAVVTDAFTRGASFSNATENNNGGLSRLEILSLQRQASSDGMANLTRSDCFIQLDRTLESDLSAILLVSNINSPSSLLQTAAGPRTSPFSSIVSDQSTIRYCLSAPLIQPKTCEVNLNASLLGVVALLNSFALVAGASILFKHHSRFSPLCTLGDAINSFLREPDTATQQSGSLLSKKQDVLTGRWGAGINEPARYYIPTHHYWIKSVSFTNLTTFVAVWTVIASLVIVALAISVCHDPEHLLTSFPSTLLGAKSLVMFPGGIPPAGAAIITALPQLGLVLLYLTTNSILTSYHLSHECSLFAVSPRPLRLSSPFPQGLQTSSLFLTLPRPLSWLLIFGFIALGFLLSQSFVLVSVTTGDMTANAVGLSGVGLLALLSLLLILLLLVLGLGLRKAPPAGLQGWELKGNPMVLEGGSCSAVVAARCHYHQFFVPGGNGTRDGTTISGGERRREQSIWKQELIWGVIKPGVGMEVGLCGFGRGEAQDGVGRLGVGRCYA, from the exons ATGGAGATAACCATACCTCCACGAGACCATGGACCTTCGACTTTTCGATATGCGTGGGATGAGAACGGTGAGGTGACACAGATGACAAG AGTACGAGAGGACCAGCCATCCCCACTAGTCACACCACGACCTATCCCAGGTCGACAAACTATTCAATGGCCCTTCCAGAGCATCGTTACCGAGACGGAAATCGCCTCcccgacaacgacgacacacttccaccatcaccaccattaTCATCACAGACGGGCGACGACAGCTACGACTTGGCGACCATGGCTACAAAGGAGGAGAGATAGCGACGGGCACTCGATAGCGAGGAATTTGGTGCCAGATTACGTCGTCAACTACCTCCGAGGTGAAACACCAGAAACTGTGTCAAAGCGGAAGTATATCCATTATGGGGTGGGCAAAGAGGGGAAACGCCCACTGCCGGGGAGTTCGCATCGGCATCTCCAATCACGAGCGGCCGAGTTTGGAGGATTTTACGAATCGGAGTCTTcagaagggagagggagcggtgACTCTGGTGGTGATCAAGAGCGCCTGGGTTTCGGCAACGAGAAACggcgaggaggtgatggcagGGCGTTGAGGAATACTCTTCTTGTGGGGTGGAGGGCCGGGGTGGCTTTTAACACGCTGGTCGGGTTTGTGATTTTGATTGTGGGGTTCATCTGTCTGATACTGGCGATATCGAAGGCTTCATtgcttggagggggtggtgggagactGGCGATTTTCACGGGGAGTTGCGCGGCAGCTACGCGGATTGACTGGGGATTGCATGCCGTTGTTAACGTGTTTTGTGTGGTGTTATTGGCGGGGGCACATTATGTGTTTCAGGTGCTGAGCAGTCCGACGAGGGAAGAGGTCGATGAGGCTCATCGGAAATGGCAATGGTTGGATATCGGGGTGCCAAGCTTTCGAAATTTGAGGTTTATTGGGAGagtgagggtggtgctggcggtTGTGGTTATGGGGGTGGCGGTTGTTACTCAGATAAT GTATAATGCGGTAATCTTCACTTCGCAAACAGCGCCTGACTTCAAGGCTGCTGTCGTTACGGATGCCTTCACTCGAGGCGCATCATTCAGCAACGCTACGGAAAACAACAATGGCGGACTGAGCCGACTCGAAATTCTCAGTCTTCAGCGGCAAGCAAGCAGCGACGGCATGGCCAATTTGACGAGATCCGACTGCTTCATTCAACTCGACCGCACCCTCGAGTCCGACCTATCAGCCATTCTGCTTGTTTCCAACATCAACTCGCCTTCTTCGCTTCTCCAAACCGCTGCAGGACCCCGAACCTCGCCTTTCAGCTCGATCGTGTCTGACCAGTCCACAATTCGTTACTGTCTCTCCGCTCCTCTTATTCAGCCAAAGACGTGCGAAGTCAACCTCAATGCCTCACTGCTGGGCGTtgtcgccctcctcaactccTTTGCGCTGGTAGCAGGCGCCTCCATTCTCTTCAAGCACCACTCCCGCTTCTCGCCTCTATGCACCCTCGGTGATGCCATCAACTCCTTTCTCAGGGAGCCCGACACTGCCACCCAGCAGTCCGGCTCACTCCTGTCCAAGAAACAGGATGTCTTGACCGGCCGCTGGGGAGCGGGCATTAACGAGCCAGCCAGATATTACATTCCCACCCACCATTACTGGATCAAATCCGTTTctttcaccaacctcaccacctttgTAGCGGTTTGGACGGTTATCGCCTCCTTGGTAATTGTTGCCCTGGCAATATCCGTCTGCCACGATCCAGAGCACCTCCTTACATCGTTTCCGTCAACTCTGCTCGGAGCGAAATCGCTGGTCATGTTTCCGGGGGGTATCCCACCTGCGGGCGCGGCTATCATTACTGCCCTCCCACAACTTGGGCTGGTACTTCTTTATCTCACGACGAATAGCATTCTTACGAGTTATCACTTATCCCACGAGTGCTCACTCTTCGCGGTCTCACCCCGCCCACTTAGACTTTCTTCGCCTTTTCCCCAGGGCCTTCAGACTAGCAGTTTATTTCTCACGCTGCCGCGCCCGCTCTCGTGGCTGCTTATTTTTGGTTTTATCGCGCTGggctttcttctctctcaaTCATTCGTTTTGGTGTCGGTCACTACTGGTGACATGACCGCCAACGCTGTCGGCCTGAGCGGTGTCGGGCTGTTGGCTCTGCTCTCGCTGTTGCTCATTCTATTGTTGCTAGTCTTGGGGTTAGGTTTGCGAAAGGCCCCTCCTGCTGGTCTTCAGGGGTGGGAGCTGAAAGGGAACCCTATGGTGCtggaaggggggagttgctcggctgttgttgctgctaGGTGTCATTATCATCAGTTTTTTGTGCCGGGGGGGAATGGGACGAGGGATGGGACTACGATTagtgggggggagaggaggagggagcagaGTATTTGGAAACAGGAGTTGATTTGGGGGGTTATTAAGCcgggggttgggatggaggTTGGGCTttgtgggtttgggaggggggaggctcaggatggggtggggaggttaggggtggggaggtgttATGCTTGA
- a CDS encoding uncharacterized protein (COG:S; EggNog:ENOG503NUDZ) → MDSFKLLKRRTTELFNSLPSSLPAIKSPTLGSGNSNTMRGTWEKLQLPPLPRSGHTADIVDGTVYIFGGGNDNDVHTITLPASGAQADYYTIKAKPVKSTASKPKDPNPDVPSISIEETPNDEPQNLSDISLTSPPPGSKDKGKSPASPTSSLPDIPPPRKGHASAVIGHRIFLFGGSSPSTPSQPLNESGRVWIFDTRTHLWSFLDPALSTPAHPSPRFNHAAVSTPKPDNFSPSSHPSGHTTWKEWALGTDTTTLHEQGIPQDPVVGFLAEKARDLDSEGYGTFIISGGTLPSGEASDETWAFDVHSSTWQPLPSSLPPVTGGCSLALAKNRLYKLGGGEGGGGGSDKLKMEYLSLSLDSFNDVASAGEEVLVTANGGWKPILPGKEVVGYKTPDLTAVPLDDDDDDNSASFWPAARTNASLSVVTIGGVNGREYLLLAFGEDGQGGKMDDVWAFLTPKSGHEKGRHGVTEGSFVKAQDAVWDGVGGLLGGGRDRHQEGRWFRVEMGVEDEEDDDSLDGPGRRAQAAMASIGDLDESGVVIWGGVVGQGDRVKGDGWVMRLK, encoded by the coding sequence ATGGACTCATTCAAACTCCTCAAACGTCGCACGACGGAGCTcttcaactccctcccctcatcacTCCCCGCCATCAAAAGCCCTACCCTTGGCagcggcaacagcaacaccatgAGGGGCACCTGGGAAAAGCTTCAGCTCCCGCCTCTTCCGAGATCAGGCCACACAGCTGACATCGTCGACGGCACCGTCTACatcttcggcggcggcaacgacaacgacgtcCACACTATCACCCTTCCCGCAAGCGGAGCCCAAGCCGATTACTACACCATCAAGGCCAAACCCGTCAAATCTACCGCCTCTAAACCCAAagaccccaaccccgacgTCCCTTCCATCTCCATTGAAGAAACCCCCAATGACGAGCCCCAAAACCTTTCCGACATTTCtctcacctcccctcctcccgggtCAAAAGACAAGGGAAAATCCCCCGCCTCAcccacctcttccctcccagacatcccccctccccgcaaaGGCCACGCCTCTGCCGTGATCGGTCACAGgatcttcctcttcggcggctcatccccctcaaccccctcccaacctctCAACGAATCCGGCCGCGTCTGGATCTTCGACACCCGCACCCACCTCTGGTCCTTCCTCGACCCAGCCCTATCCACACCCGCCCATCCCTCCCCTAGGTTCAACCACGCAGCAGTATCAACCCCGAAACCAGacaacttctccccctcttcccatccttccGGCCATACCACATGGAAAGAATGGGCCCTAGGaaccgacaccaccaccctccacgaGCAGGGAATCCCCCAAGATCCCGTGGTGGGTTTCCTCGCGGAAAAAGCGCGTGATCTTGACTCTGAAGGTTACGGGACGTTTATCATTTCCGGTGGTACCCTGCCCTCAGGGGAGGCGTCAGATGAAACCTGGGCGTTTGACGTCCACTCTTCTACCTGGCAgcctctcccttcttcccttcccccgGTGACAGGTGGGTGTAGTCTCGCGCTGGCAAAGAACAGGTTGTATAAGCtcggcggcggggagggtggtggtggcggttcTGACAAGCTCAAAATGGAGTATTTATCCCTCTCCCTTGACTCCTTCAACGATGTTGCTTccgcgggggaggaggtgctggttACGGCGAATGGTGGCTGGAAACCTATTCTAccggggaaggaggttgtggggtATAAAACTCCGGACTTGACCGCCGTCCCtcttgatgacgacgacgacgacaacagtGCCAGTTTTTGGCCAGCAGCGAGGACGAACGCTTCGTTAAGTGTAGTGACGATTGGTGGTGTCAATGGAAGAGAGTATTTGCTGCTTGCgtttggggaggacgggCAAGGTGGGAAGATGGATGATGTTTGGGCTTTTTTGACGCCAAAGTCGGGGCATGAAAAGGGGCGGCATGGGGTGACGGAGGGGAGTTTTGTCAAGGCGCAGGATGcggtttgggatggggtgggtgggttgcttggtggtgggagggataGACACCAGGAGGGCAGGTGGTTTagggttgagatgggggttgaggatgaggaggatgatgatagtTTGGATGGGCCCGGGAGGAGGGCACAAGCCGCGATGGCGAGTATTGGGGACTTGGACGAGAGTGGGGTTgtgatttgggggggtgttgttggacaGGGGGATagggtgaagggggatgggtgggtgatgaggttgaagtGA
- the NUO24 gene encoding NADH:ubiquinone oxidoreductase 24 (EggNog:ENOG503NV79; COG:C) produces MASKLAPVMRTALRSVSRVAAPSSSPLQTRAISMSARRQSDTLMVHRNTPDNNPSIPFKFTDQNEKIITEILKRYPPQYKKAAVMPLLDLGQRQHGFTSISVMNEVARILEMPPMRVYEVASFYTMYNRTPVGKFHVQACTTTPCQLGGCGSDAIVKAIKEHLGIKQGETTPDGLFTFIEVECLGACVNAPMVQINDEYYEDLTPETTKQLLTALKESLNDASKAPKPGPVSGRDTCENSAGLTNLTSEPWGVETTRSDL; encoded by the exons atggCGAGCAAGCTGGCCCCCGTCATGCGGACCGCCCTCCGCTCCGTGAGCAGGGTGGCtgccccctcctcgtcaccactCCAGACCCGCGCCATCTCCATGTCGGCGAGGAGGCAAAGCGACACCCTCATGGTG caccgcaacacccccgacaacaacccctccatccccttcAAGTTCACCGACCAAAACGAGAAAATCATCACCGAGATTCTCAAGCGCTACCCCCCCCAGTACAAAAAAGCAGCCGTCAtgcccctcctcgacctcggccaGCGTCAGCACGGCTTCACCTCCATCTCGGTCATGAACGAGGTCGCCCGCATCCTCGAGATGCCCCCCATGCGCGTCTACGAGGTGGCCAGCTTCTACACCATGTACAACCGAACCCCCGTGGGCAAGTTTCACGTCCAGGCTTGCACGACC ACCCCCTGCCAACTCGGCGGCTGCGGCTCAGACGCCATCGTCAAGGCAATCAAGGAACACCTCGGCATCAAGCAAGGCGAGACCACCCCCGACggcctcttcaccttcatcgAGGTCGAGTGTTTGGGGGCGTGCGTCAACGCGCCCATGGTCCAGATCAATGACGAGTACTACGAGGACCTGACTCCCGAGACCACCAAGCAGCTCCTCACCGCGCTCAAGGAGAGCTTGAACGATGCGAGCAAGGCGCCCAAGCCGGGTCCTGTGAGCGGGAGGGACACTTGTGAGAATAGCGCGGGACTGACGAACCTGACGAGTGAGccttggggggtggagacTACCAGGTCGGATTTGTAA
- a CDS encoding uncharacterized protein (COG:G; CAZy:AA9; EggNog:ENOG503NXCE): protein MKFSFVALLACGLTVDAHAIFQQKISVNGQDKGQLTGIRAPNNNNPVQNVNDQNMACGQPGSKSNTVVNVNAGDRIGAYFGHVIGGAQFPNDRDHPIAASHKGPVQAYLAKVDNAATASSNGQKWFKIWHEGFDQGSRKWGVDTVIQNQGWTYFNIPQCIAPGQYLLRVELLALHSANQQGQAQFYKSCAQINISGSGSFTPSQTVSFPGAYQANHPGILTSIYGLTGQPDNGGKSYSIPGPAPISC from the exons ATGAAGTTCTCCTTCGTTGCCCTCCTGGCCTGCGGCCTCACGGTCGATGCTCACGCCATCTTCCAG CAGAAAATCTCAGTCAACGGACAAGATAAGGGTCAGCTCACTGGCATCCGTgctcccaacaacaacaacccagtACAGAATGTGAACGACCAGAACATGGCCTGCGGACAGCCCGGCTCCAAGTCTAACACGGTTGTCAACGTTAACGCTGGTGACCGTATCGGTGCCTACTTTGGGCATGTCATCGGCGGAGCCCAGTTCCCTAACGACCGAGACCATCCCATCGCTGCCTCTCACAAGGGTCCCGTCCAGGCTTATCTTGCCAAGGTCGACAATGCTGCTACTGCCAGCTCCAACGGCCAGAAGTGGTTCAAGATCTGGCACGAAGGCTTTGATCAAGGCAGCAGGAAGTGGGGTGTCGACACTGTCATTCAGAACCAAGGCTGGACGTATTTCAACATCCCGCAGTGCATCGCGCCGGGCCAATACCTCCTGCGTGTTGAGCTTTTGGCTCTCCACTCGGCCAACCAGCAAGGCCAGGCTCAGTTCTACAAGTCTTGCGCTCAGATCAACATTTCGGGCTCGGGCTCCTTCACTCCTTCTCAGACCGTCTCTTTCCCCGGTGCCTACCAGGCCAACCACCCCGGTATCCTCACCAGCATCTACGGTCTCACCGGCCAGCCCGACAACGGCGGCAAGTCATACAGCATCCCGGGCCCTGCTCCCATCTCTTGCTAA
- a CDS encoding uncharacterized protein (EggNog:ENOG503P8IF) gives MTDAKRSLITKMAAISTSVVARDTYAALSKRQNWAAQEPGVITVFCIVGVVGIGLICLFIYKKLVARRERRQAVV, from the exons ATGACGGATGCCAAGCGAT CCTTAATAACTAAAATGGCCGCCATCAGCACCTCCGTCGTCGCTCGCGACACCTATGCCGCCCTCTCCAAGCGCCAAAACTGGGCTGCCCAGGAGCCCGGTGTCATCACCGTCTTCTGCATCGTCGGCGTTGTCGGCATCGGCCTCATCTGCCTCTTCATCTACAAGAAGTTGGTCGCCCGCAGGGAAAGACGCCAGGCTGTTGTCTAA
- the INO1 gene encoding Myo-inositol-1-phosphate synthase (EggNog:ENOG503NV57; COG:I): MAPHAEIANGDGPVNSGGVSSSTNQKVTFKVNSPNVEYTDNQIRSKYTYHTTEVSEVNGQYVAVPKETQYNFNVDTKVPKLGMMLVGWGGNNGSTVTAGIIANRRGLSWQTRRGEQKANYYGSLIMGSTVKLGTDAKTRKDINIPFHDLLPMVHPNDIVIGGWDISKLNLAEAMDRAQVLEPGLKALVAKEMASMVPLPSIYYPDFIAANQEKRADNILEGTKASMAHVEKIRQDIRDFKAANNLDRVIVQWTANTERFADLIEGVNDTADNLLKAIENGHEEVSPSTVFAVACILENTPFINGSPQNTFVPGAIELAERHRAFVGGDDFKSGQTKMKSALVDFLINAGIKLTSVASYNHLGNNDGKNLSEQRQFRSKEISKSNVIDDMVEANTVLYAPGEKPDHTVVIKYMPAVGDDKRALDEYYAEIFLGGHQTISLFNVCEDSLLASPLIIDLVLITELFTRIRWKAVSTDGAATKDFEGFHSVLSVLSYMLKAPLTPPGTPVVNALAKQRSALVNIMRGCLGLQPESDMTLEHKLF; encoded by the exons ATGGCTCCCCACGCTGAGATCGCGAACGGTGATGGACCTGTCAACTCTGGCGGcgtttcctcctccaccaaccagAAGGTGACCTTCAAGGTCAACTCCCCCAACGTCGAGTACACCGACAACCAGATCCGCTCCAAGTACACTTATCACACCACCGAGGTGTCCGAGGTCAACGGCCAGTATGTTGCGGTCCCCAAGGAGACCCAGTACAACTTCAATGTCGACACCAAGGTTCCCAAGCTGGGTATGATGCTCGTTGGCTGGGGCGGCAACAACGGTtccaccgtcaccgccggcATCATTGCCAACCGCCGCGGGCTCTCCTGGCAGACCCGCCGCGGTGAACAGAAGGCCAACTACTATGGCTCTCTGATCATGGGCTCTACCGTCAAGCTCGGCACCGATGCCAAGACCCGCAAGGATATCAACATCCCCTTCcacgacctcctccccatggTCCACCCCAACGACATTGTCATCGGCGGCTGGGACATCAGCAAGCTCAACCTCGCCGAGGCTATGGACCGCGCCCAGGTTCTCGAGCCCGGCCTCAAGGCTCTGGTTGCCAAGGAGATGGCCTCCATGGTCCCCCTTCCTAGCATCTACTACCCCGACTTCATTGCTGCCAACCAGGAGAAGCGTGCCGACAACATCCTCGAGGGCACCAAGGCCTCCATGGCCCACGTTGAGAAGATCCGCCAGGACATTCG TGACTTCAAGGCTGCCAACAACCTTGACCGTGTCATCGTCCAGTGGACCGCCAACACTGAGCGTTTTGCTGACCTCATTGAGGGTGTCAACGACACTgccgacaacctcctcaaggcCATTGAGAATGGCCACGAGGAGGTCTCtccctccaccgtcttcgcTGTTGCTTGCATCCTCGAAAACACCCCCTTCATCAACGGCTCCCCCCAGAACACCTTCGTTCCCGGTGCCATTGAGCTTGCCGAGCGCCACAGGGCCttcgtcggtggtgatgacttCAAGTCTGGCCAGACCAAGATGAAGTCGGCCCTCGTCGActtcctcatcaacgccgGTATCAAGCTTACCTCCGTTGCCAGCTACAACCATCTCGGCAACAACGACGGCAAGAACCTGAGCGAGCAGAGACAGTTCCGCTCCAAGGAGATCTCCAAGTCCAACGTCATTGACGACATGGTGGAGGCCAACACCGTTCTCTACGCCCCCGGCGAGAAGCCCGACCACACCGTTGTCATCAAGTACATGCCCGCTGTCGGCGACGACAAGCGTGCTCTTGATGAGTACTATGCTGAGATCTTCCTCGGCGGTCACCAGACTATTTCGCTCTTCAACGTGTGCGAGGACTCCCTTCTCGCTTCCCCCTTGATCATCGACTTGGTCCTCATCACCGAGCTCTTCACCCGTATCCGGTGGAAGGCTGTCTCCACCGACGGCGCCGCCACCAAGGACTTTGAGGGCTTCCACAGCGTTCTCTCTGTCCTCTCTTACATGCTCAAGGCTCCCTTGACTCCTCCCGGCACTCCCGTTGTCAACGCCCTTGCCAAGCAGCGCTCCGCTCTCGTCAACATCATGCGCGGCTGCTTGGGTCTCCAGCCCGAGTCCGACATGACTCTTGAGCACAAGCTCTTCTAA
- a CDS encoding uncharacterized protein (EggNog:ENOG503P21F; COG:T; COG:Z), protein MATVGRESSFMPTVKCSSCGLQVEISLMGEHECSGPPAVEETPPMPAPSLFERFNPWGAPAAPTDQSRAPPQVDTSAANRAYAGQGQLTPVSSLSSGSQPSEQNISPKTPNARPATDKPDEFFAPQIANDSPPPQPTRRSGGYGGLGNGTDFDDQLPPSNPARKQSPPNLMERLNSIAPGPFDANRRPSSSARSDINDRPGTSASNLGSLGGGQAQPSLRKNGYGGFGVPARSPSRQEDNPPPLTPSRADTFPRPNEGFPPPQRTPSAPPAALRIQPPDRLRAPSESFSDRDGGASPDSRGSMMSDRPRRPSRGPDTSRPPPPRSATLRPTTPGLPTINLAEEFGVGNPYHTPSESTGSSVSVHSMSVQSVSAQSSFERRPSQASSRTSPPRSIASRSGRRKPSDTSSFDNLMSDLQSTMDDNQQKPPGPASLKMPYKGGRDRPSPLSARPPPPEGGYDPRIDPRGQRRAAGGSPLPSPLEISPLGESPAIMTPSSLTPGSGAQPSPGWPTPKPEPARPREQEPPVPQQSALRELQGASPMDRSQGPQRAPPMEAPRELQRAPTMEAPKETQRPPVEPFRPQLQRAPTMEVPRQLQRAATMDEPRDMQRQDPSRTPQRPRDPRDELRDGRPLHERSRSQPRNLPPPSAQPSRGDCKACGLPIKGKSISSADGRLTGRYHKPCFVCSTCQEPFTSATFYVLNDRPYCEQHYHKLNGSLCGSCGRGIEGEYLEDETSRKHHVGCFKCGDCGMALRDGYFEVNGRAFCEKDAWRRVQQPPPPPMMMGGGRGMGGPPGRGRGAMRPPGPMGLPGANPRFGSNGPYGNSRLGPGPRPKMEKRMTRLGML, encoded by the exons ATGGCCACCGTGGGAAGAGAGTCGAGCTTCATGCCGACTGTGAAATGCTCGTCATGTGGCTTACAAGTGGAAATCTCCCTGATGGGAGAACATGAATGTTCGGGGCCGCCAGCGGTGGAAG AAACACCGCCGATGCCCGCCCCGTCACTTTTTGAAAGATTTAACCCGTGGGGTGCTCCTGCTGCGCCAACGGACCAGTCTCGGGCACCCCCTCAAGTGGACACCTCTGCTGCCA ATCGTGCCTACGCAGGACAAGGCCAGTTGACGCCAGTGAGTTCACTGTCGAGTGGATCACAACCGAGCGAGCAGAACATCTcgcccaaaacaccaaatgCTAGACCTGCTACTGACAAGCCGGACGAATTCTTTGCTCCTCAAATTGCCAATGATtcgcctccccctcaaccaacaaGGAGATCAGGGGGttatggggggttgggtaaCGGGACTGATTTCGACGACCAGCTGCCGCCATCAAACCCAGCAAGGAAACAATCACCACCGAATCTAATGGAACGCCTGAATTCCATCGCTCCTGGGCCGTTTGATGCCAACAGAAGGCCTTCGAGCAGTGCTCGTAGCGATATAAACGATCGTCCTGGTACTTCAGCTTCCAACCTTGGTAGCTTGGGTGGAGGACAGGCACAACCCAGCCTGAGAAAGAACGGCTATGGGGGTTTTGGCGTTCCTGCGAGGAGTCCGAGTCGGCAGGAAGACAATCCTCCGCCATTGACACCCAGTCGCGCCGATACATTTCCTCGTCCGAATGAAGGCTTTCCGCCACCCCAGCGAACACCTTCTGCGCCACCCGCGGCCTTGAGAATTCAGCCGCCAGACAGATTACGTGCCCCATCAGAGTCTTTTTCAGACAGAGATGGCGGGGCATCGCCAGACAGCCGAGGGTCCATGATGAGCGACAGACCTCGCCGTCCCAGCCGTGGGCCAGACACTTCGagacctccacctcctcgcaGTGCTACACTCCGACCCACTACCCCTGGTCTCCCAACCATCAACCTTGCTGAGGAGTTCGGCGTTGGGAATCCTTACCATACGCCTTCGGAATCGACAGGATCAAGCGTGTCTGTTCACAGCATGTCGGTACAGAGCGTGTCAGCCCAGAGCAGTTTTGAGCGTCGCCCTAGCCAAGCGAGCTCCCGAACTAGCCCACCCAGGTCCATAGCATCGAGATCTGGACGGAGGAAGCCTTCTGACACATCTAGTTTTGATAACTTGATGTCGGATCTTCAGTCTACAATGGACGATAATCAGCAGAAACCGCCAGGTCCTGCCTCTCTCAAAATGCCTTACAAGGGAGGTAGAGATCGGCCATCGCCACTAAGCGCTCGTCCGCCACCGCCAGAAGGAGGATATGATCCACGCATCGACCCGCGTGGTCAGCGacgagcagcaggaggatcccctcttccctctccgtTGGAGATCTCGCCGCTTGGCGAAAGCCCTGCCATTATGACACCTAGCAGCTTGACACCTGGATCTGGAGCTCAGCCATCTCCAGGCTGGCCGACCCCAAAACCGGAACCAGCTCGACCTCGTGAACAGGAGCCGCCTGTACCGCAACAATCAGCGTTGAGAGAGCTGCAGGGAGCGTCTCCCATGGACAGGTCACAAGGTCCGCAAAGAGCACCGCCGATGGAAGCACCAAGAGAGCTTCAAAGGGCACCCACGATGGAAGCGCCAAAGGAGACCCAGAGGCCACCCGTGGAGCCTTTTCGACCTCAGCTCCAAAGAGCACCAACAATGGAGGTCCCGAGACAACTCCAGAGAGCCGCCACGATGGACGAGCCAAGGGACATGCAAAGACAAGATCCCAGCAGAACTCCGCAACGACCTCGAGACCCCCGTGACGAGCTTCGTGACGGCAGACCTCTCCACGAACGTTCCCGCTCGCAACCTCGCAActtgcctcctccctcggcccAGCCTTCCCGCGGCGACTGCAAGGCATGCGGGCTGCCAATCAAGGGGAAATCGATTTCCAGCGCCGACGGCCGTCTCACCGGGCGCTATCACAAGCCGTGCTTCGTCTGCTCGACCTGCCAGGAACCATTCACGTCAGCGACGTTTTACGTCTTGAACGACAGACCCTACTGCGAGCAACACTACCACAAGCTCAACGGCAGCTTGTGCGGGAGCTGCGGCCGAGGCATTGAGGGGGAGTATCTCGAGGATGAGACTTCTCGCAAACACCACGTCGGATGCTTCAAGTGCGGCGACTGCGGCATGGCGCTTCGTGATGGGTACTTTGAGGTCAACGGCAGGGCGTTTTGCGAAAAGGACGCCTGGAGGCGGgtgcagcagcctcctcctccgcctaTGATGATGGGCGGCGGCAGGGGAATGGGTGGTCCTCccggacgaggaagaggggccATGAGGCCGCCGGGACCGATGGGGCTGCCGGGGGCGAATCCGAGGTTTGGGTCGAACGGTCCATATGGGAATAGTCGACTTGGACCGGGACCGAGAccgaagatggagaagaggatgacgaggttggGGATGCTGTAG